The following proteins are encoded in a genomic region of Flammeovirga pectinis:
- a CDS encoding helix-turn-helix domain-containing protein, protein MKKFTSIVTDFNNHKKDIATFFQGKFISDDYIKIESDVAEGFIIFHKLSDNDHFIVFNIQLKDDVEYELDYSNAEHFDRLAAFFNNETYVKSIDEETDQLIQYDGFYTCDKEVRIKGKIKKGDFLQHISFFHTTDIFDNYINEKVRNYYKTQKHFLIYLDNRSELNNFKKTLINIFTYPPEILNKVLKIKLHELKYILLARLFNLDIDKLSTKNTSISNYHLKIIFEIRTSILEDLREKPNVGDFITKYGIHKTLLQSLFQETFGYTIYNFFTAQRMEKTKEALIDKKMSTTEIAYEYGFSDVQHFSKQFKKFFEQTPSNYFKKFNIK, encoded by the coding sequence ATGAAAAAGTTCACCTCAATAGTTACCGATTTCAATAATCATAAAAAAGATATAGCTACCTTTTTTCAAGGAAAATTTATTTCAGATGATTATATAAAAATTGAATCTGATGTAGCTGAAGGCTTCATAATTTTTCATAAATTATCTGATAACGATCATTTTATTGTTTTCAATATACAACTGAAAGACGATGTTGAGTATGAATTAGATTATAGTAATGCTGAACATTTTGATCGGTTAGCAGCATTTTTTAATAACGAAACTTATGTAAAAAGTATAGATGAAGAAACAGATCAGTTAATTCAATATGATGGATTTTATACTTGCGATAAGGAAGTTCGGATTAAAGGAAAAATTAAGAAGGGAGACTTTTTACAACACATTAGTTTTTTCCATACTACTGATATTTTTGATAATTATATCAACGAAAAAGTCAGAAACTATTACAAGACACAAAAACACTTTTTGATTTATCTAGATAACCGTTCAGAATTAAATAATTTCAAGAAAACACTAATCAATATTTTCACCTATCCTCCTGAAATTTTAAATAAAGTGCTTAAAATAAAATTACATGAACTAAAGTATATTTTATTAGCAAGGTTATTTAATTTAGATATAGATAAACTATCAACTAAAAATACGTCTATCTCTAATTATCATTTAAAAATTATCTTCGAGATCAGAACTTCTATTCTTGAAGATTTAAGAGAGAAACCTAATGTAGGAGATTTCATTACCAAATACGGTATTCATAAAACACTCCTTCAAAGCTTATTTCAAGAAACTTTTGGGTATACAATTTATAATTTCTTTACTGCACAAAGAATGGAAAAAACCAAAGAAGCATTAATAGATAAAAAAATGAGTACAACAGAAATTGCTTATGAATATGGATTTAGCGATGTACAACATTTTTCTAAACAGTTTAAAAAATTCTTTGAGCAAACCCCAAGTAATTATTTCAAAAAATTTAATATAAAATAA
- a CDS encoding carbohydrate-binding protein yields the protein MKHTTKLKNQLLIVLLFLCSNVNAQNFTFGTIPDTQNLSEFDSDAWKLMGLTGWYVEQRQDLNLSFVASLGDMTQWGDYGQWQRVRSAYDLFKDNGMPYAPCQGNHDPQLDRFNQYFPESEFIGTPTYGGNFNGMENAYYLFSEAGMDFIVVTLQTHDNYIGDYDLPSINWANDILNQYADRRAIFITHDFFEERGLINDVIKQHDNLFLAICGHSCSREEYWTETSPSGNTVNCIMTDYQCDDDKGTTLRYYTFVPEENRIDAFTYNTLSGNYETDANSQFSINYQMESLPCELPHQAYNGNVVTLPGTFEAENYNEGCPSIPFYDTDDTNQGGEYRTDAVDIEVCTDGGFNVGWTEAGEWLNYQVNVTTSGTYNFDFKIAAFEGGGSFHLEVDDIAITETINVTSTDGWQSWSIISSNDVLLNSGIQNIKLVIDQGGFNIDNITATSVITEIPPSISLINNTPTSPKSTDDITISATITDNSTVVNAEILWNNQVSVLTNNGDVYSGVIPAQVDGTIINYQIKATDNDGLVTITNQQSITVNDPDINEPQLIWSDEFNYTGLPDPSKWGYDVGNGGYGNNELQNYTENRLENARVENGHLIIEARRDWHQNIEYSSARLVTKNKGDWLYGRVDVSAKLPGGKGTWAAIWMLPTDWEYGGWPDSGEIDIMENVGYDPNTVHGTVHTEAYNHRIGTQLSNSIDKSTYQSEFHSYSVEWTEDKMDFFIDGEKYFTHLKHGGSPEWPFDKRFHLILNLAVGGDWGGALGVDSNIWPQRMEVDYVRVYDKGSSQEVVTTTLPGRLEAENYSDAEGIQKETCSEGGQNVGYISSGDWLKYNVDVTTAGSYLVEYRVASNNGGGQLNLEQNSGNTILGSVTIPTTGGWQTWTTVSDTVQLTAGEQNIAIGIPSGGFNINWIQFTAITDIPNNVTPIRIEAEAYSIMDGLQKETCSEGGENIGYTDQNDWAVYDVEIPAGNYEVSYRFAAMNSGGEIQLEKAGGGGVFAKTAIGSTGGWQTWSTVSDQISITEPISKIAINIRQGGFNLNWIELVPQSSNARSIASTSTLKLEETLRIYPIPATNKLTISNFKNQIVDLNAYSLDGKKHLLDNSNNTIDISSLKKGIYILQLIDDKGKLHTKKFIKE from the coding sequence GTTCTTATGTTCCAATGTAAATGCACAAAATTTTACATTTGGTACAATTCCAGATACACAAAACCTATCGGAATTCGATAGCGATGCCTGGAAATTAATGGGTCTTACAGGTTGGTACGTTGAACAAAGACAAGACTTAAATCTATCTTTTGTGGCCTCGCTTGGCGACATGACACAATGGGGTGATTATGGACAATGGCAAAGGGTACGTAGTGCATACGATCTATTTAAAGATAATGGAATGCCGTATGCACCTTGTCAAGGAAATCACGATCCTCAATTAGATAGATTTAATCAATATTTTCCAGAAAGTGAATTTATTGGAACACCTACTTATGGAGGCAATTTTAACGGAATGGAAAATGCCTATTACCTGTTTTCTGAAGCAGGAATGGACTTTATTGTTGTTACTCTTCAAACACACGATAATTACATTGGAGACTACGACCTTCCCTCAATTAATTGGGCAAATGATATCTTAAATCAATATGCTGATAGAAGAGCTATTTTTATTACGCATGATTTCTTTGAAGAAAGAGGCTTAATCAATGATGTAATTAAACAACATGATAATCTCTTTTTAGCTATCTGTGGTCATTCTTGTTCAAGAGAAGAATACTGGACAGAAACATCTCCTTCTGGAAATACTGTAAACTGTATAATGACGGATTACCAATGTGATGATGATAAAGGAACTACCCTTCGTTATTACACATTTGTACCAGAAGAAAATAGAATTGATGCATTCACGTACAATACTTTAAGTGGAAACTATGAAACGGATGCTAATTCACAATTCAGTATTAACTACCAAATGGAAAGTCTTCCATGCGAACTTCCACACCAAGCTTACAATGGTAATGTAGTAACACTTCCAGGTACTTTCGAAGCAGAAAATTATAATGAAGGTTGTCCGTCTATTCCTTTTTACGATACAGACGATACAAACCAAGGAGGCGAATACAGAACAGATGCTGTAGATATTGAAGTTTGTACAGATGGAGGTTTTAATGTTGGATGGACAGAAGCTGGAGAATGGTTAAACTATCAAGTGAATGTAACGACATCAGGTACATATAATTTTGATTTTAAAATAGCAGCTTTCGAAGGTGGAGGTAGTTTTCATTTAGAAGTTGATGACATTGCTATTACAGAAACAATTAATGTTACATCAACTGATGGATGGCAAAGCTGGTCTATTATTTCTTCTAATGATGTACTTCTAAACAGCGGTATTCAAAATATTAAATTAGTAATCGATCAAGGAGGTTTTAATATTGATAATATTACTGCAACAAGCGTAATAACTGAAATCCCTCCTAGTATATCACTTATAAACAATACTCCTACTTCACCTAAATCAACTGATGACATTACTATTTCTGCTACAATTACAGACAATAGTACTGTAGTAAATGCAGAGATTTTATGGAATAATCAAGTGAGTGTTTTAACAAATAATGGTGATGTATATAGTGGTGTTATTCCAGCTCAAGTAGATGGAACTATCATCAATTATCAAATAAAAGCTACAGACAATGATGGTCTTGTAACAATCACAAATCAGCAATCAATTACTGTAAATGATCCAGATATTAATGAGCCTCAATTAATTTGGTCTGATGAGTTTAATTATACAGGTTTACCAGATCCATCAAAATGGGGATATGATGTAGGAAATGGTGGATACGGTAATAATGAGTTACAGAACTATACAGAAAATCGCTTAGAAAATGCTCGTGTAGAGAATGGTCATTTAATTATTGAAGCAAGAAGAGACTGGCATCAAAATATAGAATATTCTTCTGCTAGATTAGTGACTAAAAATAAAGGTGATTGGTTGTATGGCCGTGTTGACGTATCTGCTAAACTACCCGGAGGAAAAGGTACTTGGGCTGCCATTTGGATGCTTCCTACAGATTGGGAATATGGCGGATGGCCAGATAGTGGTGAAATAGACATTATGGAAAATGTAGGTTACGATCCAAACACAGTACATGGTACCGTTCATACAGAAGCTTATAACCATAGAATTGGTACACAGTTAAGTAATAGTATAGATAAATCTACTTATCAGTCAGAATTTCATTCGTATTCTGTAGAATGGACAGAAGATAAAATGGATTTCTTTATTGATGGAGAAAAATACTTTACACATTTAAAACATGGTGGTTCTCCTGAATGGCCTTTTGATAAGCGTTTCCATTTAATCTTAAACCTTGCCGTTGGTGGAGATTGGGGTGGAGCCTTAGGTGTCGATTCTAATATTTGGCCACAAAGAATGGAAGTAGATTATGTTAGAGTTTATGACAAAGGTTCTTCTCAAGAAGTAGTTACTACTACGCTTCCTGGAAGATTAGAAGCAGAGAATTATTCTGATGCAGAAGGTATTCAGAAAGAAACTTGTAGTGAAGGCGGACAAAATGTTGGATATATTTCTAGTGGCGATTGGTTAAAATACAATGTAGATGTAACTACAGCAGGAAGCTATTTAGTAGAATATAGAGTTGCTAGTAATAATGGTGGCGGACAGTTAAACTTAGAGCAAAACAGTGGAAATACAATTCTTGGAAGTGTTACCATTCCAACTACCGGCGGATGGCAAACTTGGACAACTGTATCTGATACTGTTCAGTTAACTGCTGGAGAACAAAATATAGCAATTGGTATTCCTTCTGGTGGATTTAATATTAACTGGATTCAGTTTACTGCTATAACTGACATTCCAAATAATGTAACACCTATCAGAATAGAAGCCGAAGCATATTCAATTATGGATGGGCTTCAGAAAGAAACATGTAGTGAAGGTGGTGAAAATATTGGCTATACAGACCAGAATGATTGGGCTGTTTACGATGTAGAAATTCCTGCAGGTAACTATGAAGTTAGCTATAGATTTGCAGCAATGAATAGTGGTGGAGAAATTCAACTTGAAAAAGCTGGAGGCGGAGGAGTCTTTGCTAAAACTGCTATTGGCAGTACTGGTGGATGGCAAACTTGGTCTACTGTTTCTGACCAAATTTCTATTACTGAACCTATCAGTAAAATTGCAATAAATATTAGACAAGGTGGTTTTAATTTAAATTGGATTGAGCTAGTTCCTCAATCAAGTAATGCAAGAAGTATCGCAAGTACTTCTACTCTAAAATTAGAAGAAACATTACGCATTTATCCTATCCCTGCTACAAATAAATTGACTATTTCTAATTTTAAAAATCAAATAGTTGATCTAAATGCATATAGTCTAGATGGTAAAAAACACCTTTTAGATAACAGTAATAATACTATTGATATATCATCGCTTAAGAAAGGAATTTATATTCTTCAATTAATTGATGATAAAGGAAAACTACATACCAAAAAGTTTATCAAGGAATAG